The genomic DNA TGGAACCGAACAGCACGTTCATCCCGATGGTCGATAACAAGGCCGAGGAGGCTCGCTTCGTGCATTCGAACGCGCGCATTGTGCAGGTGTTCGACAGCTGCGAAATTTGCTGGCCGGAATATTTAGACTCGGCGGATTATGCGTTGCGTCGCCCGATGAAGGTGCAGTCCATGCTTAAGGCAGGAACGGACAAGTATCGCGAACGCGCGCTGTTGGCGTATCTTAAAGAAGTGAAAAAACGCAAAAAGGCGTTCGATGGCATTTCGGCGATGCTTGCGGTGAATGGCGACGATTCTGCGACAGCTTCAGAAAATGATGCTGATTCCGCGGCAGTCTCTTCCGCGGTAGCTTCGGTGACGGTTACGGTAGCTGGTGAAGAAAAAGCAGCAGATTCAGCAACGGCGGCGAATAGCCTCGTGCGTCCGAAATTCAAAGTGGATGAAACTTCTCCGGATTGGAAAAAGTTCCGCGAAGAATATGTGGAATGGATGCGTGGCATTCCGATGGAAGCTCGCGATACGAACAAGGTTTACGTTAAGGTGCGCAAGCTTGTGAATGCGGGTGCGCTGCCGGAATCGTTCGTGGATGAGTTCAACATTATGGAAACGGCTCGCACCAAGAATTACAGGCTCGCTGCGGAATATGTTGCGAATTTCTACGAAAAGTACGAAGTTGCTGCGATGGATGAATTCTTCTTGCGCAATGCAATTCTCGTTGCTTTCCTTGCGCACAATCCGACGCTTGCTGACGTGCTCTACAAGGAAGCGATCAAGCCGCACGAAGAATTTGCCCCAATCGAGAAACTCCTCATCCAGAAGGAAATCCCGAGAATCCGCAGAAAGTAGGTGGGTTGTCGCGAAAATTGAAAAAACATCGTTTTTTACGTAAAAAACGATTAAAATCAATCGATTTTTACGTAAAATTCTGTATAAATTAATCAAAAATCGTGAAAAGTCCTCGCAATCGAGGATTTTTTTCATTTCATGTGCTGCAAAAATTGAATTTTGGGAGGTTTTGTAGTGTGTTTGATGGCAAAAAATGCTTGATTGCTGGAAAATATTACATACAACGTTGAAAAATTACGTAAAAAACTATGAAAAAGGAAAATTTCTTACGTAAAATCAGTCCTTTTTCGAAAAATTCTTTTTTTTCAAAACAAAAATCGCAGCAGTTCATGTCGCGTTTGTGGCGCGTCTTGTAATCCTGAGCAAAAGGTGCGCATCTTGTCATTCATGAAACTTAACTGGATGTTTCACCCTGCGGGTTCAACATGACGAAAGAGCTGGTACTCAACATGATGAGGGTGCAGACCTTTGGCTTTCAACATAATATGACGTGAGTGTGGACCTTTGTCTTTCATCTGAGCATGACGAGTGCATAAAAACAAAAGGAAGCGACCGGCGCTTCCTTTTTGCAATTAATAACTGTTGACTAAATCAATTAGAACAGGAACGAAATGCCTACGTTGGTGTAGAATGTAAGGAGTGTCGATTTCATGAAAGATTCTTCGACGGTCAAACCCTGATTCAAAAGGTTTGTGAAACTCTGGAACACTCGAATGCTCATGTGGAAATTTCGTGTGAACATGTAGCCGCCTTCGATGGCGAGACCCAATTCCATATTTGCCGGACGGAAGGTATTTGTGCTCTTGTCGGTGTTTCCGCTTACAACTCCACCTTTGGCTTCGGAACTGAATTCAGCATCGCCGGTAAGTACAAGCCCTAGGCTTGGTCCTGCAGCGACAAAGAAGTCGTATTGGTCGAACGTATATCGGAGCATAAGGGGTATTTCAAATAACATAACGTTCATGTGAGCTTTGTTTGTGTAAATTTCCATGTCCTTTTCGTAACCGTAGTGACGATAATTGAACGTAAGCTCGGGAACAAGGCTAAAGTTCTTGGTGAACATCGAAATCTTGATGATGAGGCCTGCGCCTACGTTCCAGCCCGCACCCCATCCGTCGGAATTTGAGCCGAGGAATGTGTTGAAGCCGCCTTGCAAACGTGCTCCAAGGAACACAGACTGCGAAAATCCTTCACTACGCTGCTTGCTAATTTCGGAACGCGATGTAGTCTGCGTCTTGTATCTAGCGTATGCGCTTGCGTATTCTTCGTCGTTTGCAAATTCGCTGTCGTTTGTTCCGTCGTAAGAGCTGGAGTTGTTTTCGCTGGTAGCGGGTCTGGGAGAATCGACAGAAACCCATTCGTCATCATCGGAACTTTGAGCGAATGCACTTGTGGTAAGTGCTAAAACCATGGACGCGAGTAAGCAAGATTTTCTTAAAAGCATGGCGAAATTATAACAAAACGTGGAGGTTCAACGACTTAAAAATATTTTAATACGAGTGAAATAACGAGAAAAAAAAGTTTACAGAGAGAGAATCGCGTATAGATGACCGCAACAGCGTGGATATTGGGAATAATTGTCTCTATTCCGTCCCGCGGATCTCGTTTTTATCGACTGTAAACTTTGGTTTACGTTTAAGAACGGTGCTTTGGGGGGATTATGGGGTAATTGTGGAATGATGGTCATTAAGCCCGGGATTGCAAGTTGCCTTCCCGTTTTTTGGTAAGTCCAAATTTCTCAAGACTGTATCTTCATGATACGGTTATGGCGGAGGTATGGTTGATGATACGCGTGAACAAATATAGTCGTTTTACCGCTTAAATTTTTTTTCCTTAAAATGTTTTTTCAAAAAAATTTATTGTAAATTAATGATAAAAGTTGTTTGAAATTTCAAAGAATAATCACAATTCAGGAAGGACTCATGAAAATGCTCGGTAAAACTTCATTTTCTGCAATTGCAGCGATGGCTGCATTCTCGATGGTGTCACTCACGGCTTGCAGTGACGATGCAGGAAGTAACCCCAATCCGTCGGCTGCGGAAATACAAGAAAAGTGCCGAAGGGAAGGACGTAATGAGCTTTGCCTTGTCGTTTCTGATAAGGGAAAAATAGAGTATTTTCAGAGCTATATGGACATAACCGATGCATTAGAAGAAAGAATGTCTAATGATTTTGCAGGGACCGATATTTCTGTTTATACGAGTGTAGATAGCGCTGGTAATGCTTGGGTTGAAAAACAATGCAATGCCGAAAATGAAGGTTCCGTTCTGGAATTCCGTTATTATCCCTATAAGTTTTCGTACGGATTATATTTCAAATGTTCTGCTAATAAATGGAAAAATGTGTCAGATGAAGATGCTCATTGTCCTGCGACTGCTGAAATAGGCGATATCTGCGATGGCGAGACTTTTGTCCATGGCTTTGGAGGTTCGATAACGCCTATCTATATTTATACATCGTCGGGCTGGACATGGTTTAACTCTTCTTCGATGGGTAATTTTTGCAGAGCCGTTGTTGTTCCGTTAAATCAATATGGTGATTCAAGAACTCCTTTTGCGACATTGATTCTTGATTCCGATACGGATCATCCTAAATACCAATTCGCCCGTTTTGATACTGATAGTCTTGAAAAGTACATGTCTGGCTACTGTGATGTTAAATGGGACTGGTCTGGCTGTGATATCGAAAATGGAGAAGTCTGTGTAGAACGTTCCCGCATTTACATAAAGTCTAATGGTGAATGTGACGAAGATAAAACTATTATGACAGAAAGTAGTGTTTCTACAAAGTTAGCTAACATGTATATCACGGAAACATGCGATGCTGCCAATAATGGCAAGCTCGCGACTGTCGTAGATTCGATTGTTTTCCCGAACGGTCAGGTGCTCAAGCAAGAATTGCAGTACCAATGCGATTCTGACCTTGAACGCTGGAATTTGATGGATTAAAATGCTGAAACGTCTGCTGATTCGGCTGCGGCGGCGGACTAACGCGCTTTTTTTAAGAACTTTAAGCTCCGGGATGGCTGAACGCCTTCCGGGGCATTTTTGTTTAAAAAAAAACGTATTTTTGTTTATAATTTTTATTTTTTTTTAAATATTTTTTTTAAATTGCTGAAATTTGCTTAAAAAAGCCATTTTTGTTTTTAAAACAATGTTGCGATGCTTGGCGCGTTTTTTTATTTTTATGATCATGAAGCCTGTTACCGAATACAAAGATTATCGCGAATATTTGTTGGATTACTATCACGAACGAAAGCGCTGTTCCGCGTTTACGTGGCGCGAATTTGCAAAATTGGCGGGGTTTGCTTCGGGGGCGCATTTGAAACTTGTTTGCGATGGCAAGATGCGGCTTCGCGAAGAAGGGGCGAGAAGAACGGCTCGGGCAATGAACTTACCCGAGTTTGAGCGGGATTATTTTGTCTTGATGGTGCGTTATGAACGGGCGAAAACTGATCTCGAAAAGAAGAAATGTTTTGAAGAAATGCAAGCGCTCTGTGAAGCCAACCGTGTGAAAATTCTCGGAAGCGAACTTTACACCTACTACGAAACGTGGAAACATTCTGTTGTCCGTGAACTTGCTGTAGCGATGCCGGGGGCGAAACCGAACGAAATTGCTAAAGTGTGCAAACCCCCGATTTCTGCAGCGGATGTCAGTGAAAGTTTAAGCTTTTTGATGAAAGCAGGGTTTTTGACGCGTGATATTAAGGGGCATTACCACCAGACGAATCAATCGCTTTCAACGGGACGTTTGAATGTCGTTGCGGTGGCCGTTCATTCGTTGTTGCGCCAGATGGGTGAATTTGCGCTTAATGCTTTGGACAAATTGCCTATTTCGGAACGAAATTTTAGCGGCATTACCATGGGCGTGTCTGCGGAAGGCTTTGCGAAAGTTGCTGAAGAACTTGCCCAGTGTCGCAAACGCATTGTGTCGATTGTCTCTGAGGACAAGAATGTGGAAAAAGTTTGCCGTTTGAACATGCAACTTTTCCCGCTGACGGAAAATATTTGCAATGGCGCTTCTGTAAGAGTTAATCAAAAATAAATTGAGTTTAAACGAGCGAGAGAAAATATGAAATTTCTGTTTTTATTTTCAATTATAGCTTTATTTTTTGCCTGCTCCGAAAACAATATGGCAGGTGGCACAAGCGAAGAAGCCGAAGGCATTGTCGCGATTAAGGATCGCGAAATTGCAGGTGTAACGCAGAAGGGGCCTTTCTTGGTGGGGTCCTCGGTGACGATTCAGGAACTCGATGGAAAAACTTTAGTTCAAACAGGTAGAAGTTTCAAGACAAGCGTAAAAAGTAATTTGGGAGATTTTTCTGTCAAGAATGTGAATCTTGCTTCTCAGTACGCTTTGCTTGAGGTGAACGGCTATTTTCGTAACGAAGTTACTGGAGAAAATTCTGAGGGGATGATTTCTTTAAACGCCCTTACGGATTTGACGAATCGTAACAATGTCAATGTAAATGTTCTTACGCATCTAGAGACGGATCGTGTTCTTAATCTTGTTCAGAAACAGGGCATGTCTTTTGCAGATGCTAAAAATCAGGCTGAGTCAGAAATTTTTTCGTCGTTCGGTTTCACAAAAGATTGGCAATCTCCGGAAGATATGAATGTTTTTTCTGGAGAAGAAGATGGTTCTGATGCGTTGTTTGCTTTGAGTGTGCTGATGCTGGGGAATGGCTCTGTTGCGGACTTTTCTGAACGCCTCGCTTTGGCTGCTCGTTCTTTTGCAGAACGTGGTGAATGGCACGGCCCAGAAAAGGGCGAAGTTGCGGATTGGGCTTATCAACTTGAAAGTGAAGAATATAAGAAAGATGTAGAGCATACAATATTGTCAAAAATCTATGATAATGTGAATTCGTGGAATTTACGTGATGAACCGCCATACTTGTACGCTCCTTATATAAATGGTCTTCTTTATGTATTTTGGACAAAGGAATACAATCTTGGGCTGTGTGATAGAAATCATTCTGGAGATATGAAAAAAGTTACCAATATTCATAGCAAATACTATAATAAAGAGTTTGTGTGCTACTACAACAATGAATCCAGATGTACTGATGATGGTATTGGATGCCGGTGGTATTTGGCTGAAGATCCGTTTTTAATAGAATTGAATAACTAATAGGAGCTTGTTTATGAAATTTACAGTGTTTTCAACTTTATTTACGCTCGGAATACTCCTTTGGGCGTGCTCGTCAGAAAATGTTTCTGGTGGCAATGAAGCCCATGATGGAATGATTAACGGTGTCTCTCAGAAGGGGCCTTTCTTGGAAGGTTCTTCGGTTACGATGCAAGAACTTGACGAAAACTCGCTTGCGCAAACAGGCAAAAGCTTTAAAGGAAAAGTGGTAAATGACAGGGGCGATTTTTCTATCGAAAATGTGGCCTTGGATCATCCGTATGCTTTGCTTGAAGTGAACGGGTATTACCGTAATGAGGTTACCGGGAAAAAGTCAAATGGTTCAATATTCATGAAGGCTCTCGCTGATGTCAGTAAACAGCCGAAAGTGAATATAAACTTGCTTACGCATCTTGAATATGAACGAGTCCAGACTCTGATGGAACAAAATAATATGTCCATTGAAGAGGCAAAACAACAAGCGGATCGTGAAATTTTTGCAGCTTTTTATGCCGATGTCGATTATGACAAGGTTGAATATCTGAACATATTTGGAAATAGCGAAGGCGATGCTGCACTTTTGGCGATCAACGTTCTTTTACTTGGTGAAGAATCGGATGCTGGTTTCATGGAACGTTTTGCCTTGATTGGCCAAGATTTTGCTGCAGATGGCGTTTGGAATGATTCGTTACTCAAAATGAAAATTGCAGATTTTGCTTGCAACGCGAATCGTTCGGGAAAACTTGCGGAGATTCGTAAAAATATCGAATCGTGGAAAATTGCTGATGTCCCAGAATTTGAGCTTTATGTGAATCGTTTTTGGGAAAATCAGTATGGTCTTGGTAAATGCGATGCTTCGAATCTTGGAATGAGGAAATTATTTGTTGATGGTACAGAAAGCTCAGTTTTTCATGATTCTGCGTTTAAATGTAGTGAAAACGGATGGGCTCCTTATTCAAATAGTGAAGTCTATTCTAAATCAGTTACGGAGAAATGTACTGCAGAAAATGAAGGTGATGTCAAAGTTGTGTGGGAAGGAAACGACAAATACGGATACCAGACTTACAATAGGTGTGAACGCGGCTTATGGGTTCGTGGCGACATAAGCCTTACTTGCGATACCGCTGGCGTGCAGGTGGGGGACCTTTGCCGAAAAACTGGAAAGACAAACTTGTTCTTTGCAGCTGGAGGACTTTCTCCATCAGAAAGAGTATTCGCTTATGCAGGCGATGGTGTTTGGGAAGAATGTGACGGCTTGACCAAAATAACCAAGGAATGTACTACAGAAAATGAAGGAGACAAGGAAAGAATCGTTTATGGTCGTGATGATGACACGTTTTCGATGTATTACCAGTGTTCTAGCGACGGGTGGACTGAAATAGATGAGGCTACTTTTTACAACTGCGCGGATTCTGTCTCAGTTAGTGGAACTTGCTCGATTGAAATAGATGGAAAAATGGTTTACTATAAATACGATGATGGACCAATCGTGGTCAATGGCGTGTGGATGAATGGCGGTTGGGTGAAGTCCGGCTATGATCCTGAATTAGGTTTTTGTCCGGTGATTTATAAAACTTATGTTGTCTCTTGTGGGGAAGGTTCAGAATTTAGTTGTAAAGTTGACGAATATAATCAGCCCAAATTACGTGAATCAGGTTGGGTGAATTACTATTGCAGAGCTGGGCAATGGAAACAGTCGAATGTTGTGCCTCGGCAATATACGGATTCCCGAAAGGAAGGCTTGACGGATATGCAATACGATATCCTGGATTTGCCCAAAGAAGCAAAAGTTGGGGACCGTGTAGGTGGATTGCTGGAAACTTGCTGGTATGATGTAGAGCTTTATACGATAGCTGGTTGGGGTGTGTATGATTATTGCTTGTCTCGAAATTATTACCGCTATCGTGAAAATGGTTCTTGGACCTTGGAAACGCAGAGTGAATTTGAGGACTATTTATCTTCTGACCACTTAGGCTGTAATGCAGAAACAGAAGGCGAAAAGAGGTATTCGCTGCCGCGTAATGATAAACCCGGTGCGGTTTACCAATGCGTTTCTGGTTATGCCGAACCTGTCGAATATATCTTTAATCATTACGAAAAGAAATGAGTGCAATGTGTAAGAGTTTTTTTATTACATATAAAAAACGAATGTTTTTTACGCACTTGATTAAGTATTTTGTTGCAAATTAATTTTTGACATTACACTGGAGATGTGTTTATGTTTAATGGGAATCATGTTTGTGCGATTGCAGCGATGGCTGCAATTTCGATGTTGTCGCTCATTGCTTGCAGTGACGAAAATTCAGATATCACCGGTGTTTCGGGAGGATCGGCTCTTTCAAGTAGCTCTACACCTTTGATCGAACAGCCGTCGTCATCAAGTGAACAGGAGTTGTCTAGTAGCTCTGCGCCTTTTGTTGAGACGGAGTCGTCATCGGACGGATTCATTAATCTATGCGAACCTTTGATCGAGGGCGCGATTACTCGGTTTTGGGTGAAAGATGAAGGCGATAGATTGAAGGATGCTTGCAGCGAACCATTGACTGTTATTGGCGATGACATTTATGCAGAAGATTGCAATGCAAAGAATGATGGTCGTGTTTTGTCGCTGTGGAGCGGAAATCCCAAGTATGGTTACATGACTTATTACAAGTGTCAAAAAGACTCTTGGGTTAAAGGCGATAT from Fibrobacter succinogenes includes the following:
- a CDS encoding porin family protein, producing the protein MVLALTTSAFAQSSDDDEWVSVDSPRPATSENNSSSYDGTNDSEFANDEEYASAYARYKTQTTSRSEISKQRSEGFSQSVFLGARLQGGFNTFLGSNSDGWGAGWNVGAGLIIKISMFTKNFSLVPELTFNYRHYGYEKDMEIYTNKAHMNVMLFEIPLMLRYTFDQYDFFVAAGPSLGLVLTGDAEFSSEAKGGVVSGNTDKSTNTFRPANMELGLAIEGGYMFTRNFHMSIRVFQSFTNLLNQGLTVEESFMKSTLLTFYTNVGISFLF
- a CDS encoding TIGR02147 family protein; translated protein: MKPVTEYKDYREYLLDYYHERKRCSAFTWREFAKLAGFASGAHLKLVCDGKMRLREEGARRTARAMNLPEFERDYFVLMVRYERAKTDLEKKKCFEEMQALCEANRVKILGSELYTYYETWKHSVVRELAVAMPGAKPNEIAKVCKPPISAADVSESLSFLMKAGFLTRDIKGHYHQTNQSLSTGRLNVVAVAVHSLLRQMGEFALNALDKLPISERNFSGITMGVSAEGFAKVAEELAQCRKRIVSIVSEDKNVEKVCRLNMQLFPLTENICNGASVRVNQK